In the genome of Brachypodium distachyon strain Bd21 chromosome 3, Brachypodium_distachyon_v3.0, whole genome shotgun sequence, the window ATATCTCGTGGGGACGGTGGCTTCCGTTGCCTACTGTTCACCGCCAGATCGATAGATCGAGGCAGGCATGCCGCGCCAGCTGACTCGTCGGTGCGGCGCCTCGGCGCGACGGATTTCTCCAGTTATTTGCTTAGGTTAAACTTAGCTTGGTTTGGCTTGAAAGTGGCATGcatacgtacgtacatacGCGCACGATTTGGCACCATATACGTGCTTATACGCTTGGCACGGCGGCGCATGCACGCGGATAACGTGCCGTTGTTGGGTGGGCTGTCGTCTAGCCATGGATGGAGCTGGGGGGCGAGAATTACGTAcagattcttttttcttttcttaggGATAATTACGTGCTATCGATTGTGGAACACTGGAAGGGCCAGCCGTACGGACCAGCGAACACGGCTATACTACTACTCGGCAAGCCGGCAACCTCCATTAATTTCACACGTTTGAGTTAGGTCTCCCATTAATcgaattaattaattaaaaggCTATATATTTACTCTCAAATAAAGTACGAATCATGAACACGTGGTCTTAAAAAATGTATTATTAATCAACCTTAGTATGCCTAAGAAGTAGATTTTGCCGATTCCACCACATCCAGAAGCACACATATCAAGTCAAATGATGTTTTGAATACGAAACAATTGTTTATTATTTGTAGTTTTAGAacgtattactccctccgtcacatattaagtctagatattacatgtatgtaggcgtattttaatatatagacacattcatatttagacaaatttgatttACTTGCCATGTGACGAAGGGAGTATGAATTAAAGTTTAGACGGGAGATGATTGGTTGATCAACGTCCGACACATGACTTAGATCGTTtgtatactactccctctccctctgttcctaattaattggcaccggaaatttaaaaaaaaaaccttgctATTTCCGAAAATCGATCTGCAGTCCACGTTCTACTagaacttttgcaaaaaaaacatgtagtTTTTTGAAATCAACGCGAAGTCCAAGCTCAATTGAAGATGTGTACTGCATGTTGATTTCATGAATTAATAGGgtttttttcttgtaaaaTGACCGGCGTCAGTTAATTGGACTCGGATGGAGTATTAGATAAGTATGAATAAAAAATTGGACTACATGCGAGCCTATGGTCTCGCATATCACATATAGTCATGTATCAGTGGCCATCTAGGGGGTTCGATGTGTACCATGGCGACCCCTCAAAAGATGCAAGCAAATTTATACTATGTACTGTAGTATTTATACCTTAGTCTAGTTGTATAATTGCTTAGTGTCTATTCTAAATCTATTTGTTAAAAGTAATATGTTGTTGGGACTATATTATACTTCTTGCGTTGTATTTTTGACAGATTTTAAATTCATAAGTTGAATTTCTATGCTTACAAAATCACAACTGAACAGACTGAAGTTGTGGCACCCCCGGTGATTTGGTCCTAGATCCGCCGCTGCGTGTACTCCAACGCAATGCAACGCAATGCGAGACGACTGAGTATAAGACGGAATACTATAGGGCACCTAATTCGGCAAGCAAGCCTGCAACATATTGttgctttttgtttcttgagCGAAACAACGTAATGTTTGCTGGTCGACTGAGTCGACTCTGCTACCAACCACCTGGTAGTGAAACCAAAGCCACGCGTCCGGAACAACACGAAAGAACGAGCAACACGATCGGGAGAGGGGGATCGCGCGCTCAACTCAAAGATGCCGTTACAAAAGCGAAGAAGCAGTAGGCGTTAAGCACAAGGCTGCCTGCGTGGCCTGCGCGCATCAgagtctcctcctcctcctcccgtcccGACCCACCTCGCCTCTACTCTACTCTACTCGCCACCGAGACCGAATCCAGTCCACCGCGTGGAGCTGCTGTACGACGCGCAGCTCGTGCGGTGCAGGCGGAGCTAGCGGACAGGCATCAATAAACAAATCCGGGCGGGCGGAGGCGTCCGCGCCGtgagaggagagaggggaaGCGATCGTGGTGAGGGGGGCGATGCGGGCGAGAGAGATGCACCCGCTCTGctgcctcgccggcgccgccgaatactgccccggcggcggcgccggggaccgctccccgccgccgccgcccgccccggcCTTGGATGGGGCGCCCGCGGCGGTTGCGGGGGTGCTGTACAAGTGGACCAACATCGGCAGCGGCTGGCGCCCGCGCTGGTTCGCGATCCGCGGGGGCGTGCTCGCCTACTCGAagatccgccgccgcgtcgccgcggaggagacgccgccgccgccgcgccacgAGGCCGCCGGCGTGAGGCTGATCGGTGGCGCGGCCCGCGCTGCCGGGGAGCAGCCCGTCGGATTCGTCCATCTCAAGGTTCGCCTCGGTTCCCGTCCCCCCTTCCGTTCCGCCATCGCCGTCCATTCCAATCTTCGACACAACTCGTGGCACCTCGATTGatccgccccccccccccccccccccccaaatgCTCGATTCGTTCGTCAAGGACCCAACGTGCCACGCATTTCGTCTGGCGATCGAACTTACATCCCCCAAAGTCCCAGCGATTTCGTATTCTATTTTCATTACCTAGAAGACGAGTTGGTGTCCGCGACTACTCGATCGGAACAGTTCAACAAACGGAAGGGCAACCGCCGCATCCCAGCTGTAAAGCAACCCCCGTGCTCCCCCAATGCCCCATCGAGGGGACAACGCCAGCCGCACATCGAGGCGATCTACGGCTGGAGATCTCTTGCGGCCGGGAGCTATCTGTCGCGTGTGTCGGataaagcgagagagagagagatgcctTGCTTGGATCATCTAGCCGGCCTTTTCCAGATTTTCGCTAGCAGCAGCGGGGATCGGCTACTAGTGCGCGCTGTGAAAGAACAGTGCCTGCATCGCCGTGCTGCTACAGCTGCGTCCTTGTCGCCGCGTGGCACGCGTTTGCTCAGGGGAGAAAGGGCCGGCTGGCAAGATGCTTTAAGTCGCGGCTCCCAGCTGTATTTTGTTCAAATGGAATGATGGCTTGCCGCCTCGGTCTGTATCGCATTGGATAGATGTCCGTGAGTTTATTGGGACGGGACGTGaggtagtacggagtactctGTTCGTAGCCATTGAAGGGGCCGGGAGCTTTTAATTGAGCCTTGCTCTTTTTCTTCACTGAACGGTCTCTTGGTCTTGGTTGCTGCTTGGATCAGCGGGCTTTATGCAAGCCTGTCTTGTACCTCCAACCAGTATCAAGTTGTTACTATTCAGTGCTCATCTATTGGATTTTACAGTAGGCCACTGACAAAAATGTTTAGTCCTATAAGTGAAATGCTTACTGGTGTTGGTTTATACTTTATATGAATGCAGATGCTGGGAAATGATCTCCATTatctgaaaaagaatgtcTAATCGGTTTATGTATCTATAAAAGCATTGTGCATCACAATGTCCATCGATAATTTGTGTGCCTTTAAAACACAGGAtctaatttgtttggtttaaAACGCCGGTCTCATAGCTGATTTTCTAACTCTTTCATACTGTTTGCAGATCTCATCATTTAGCGAAAGTAAATCAGATGACAAGCGATTTTATATTATTACTCCAACCAAGACACTTCAGCTGAGGACTGGCTGTGCTAAAGATCGTGTGGCTTGGATTGAAGCACTTGTTTCTGCCAGAAGTGAATATTCTCTTTGTGGGGTTTTACCATGTGACCAGAATGATGGATCATTTTCTACAGAAAAGCTCAGGGACCGCTTGCATGCGGAAGGTGTTGGTGCATCAATTGTTAAAGACTGTGAGCAGATTGTTCATTCAGAATTTTCACAGTATCACACACAGATGAAGCAACGCTGTGAATCATACTTAAGCTTTATTGGCAGCCTTCCACGGGAACTTGAGGTAATGCTTTCTCAGAACCCTGCAGGTAGAATAAGAAGCTCATGGAGTTCTCCATGGGCAAATGAACAATGGTGAGCGAACTTGATGGTCATTCTGACCAACTTTAGTGAAAAATACATGGCATAAAAATTGCAGACCTCTTTAGAACTCTATATCCACGTGATTTTTAAAGTTGTGCCAAAAGATAACTCATGACTTGTGTATTTTTGTTCTATGTATTTGTCTTGTATTCAGTTGATAACCAGCTTTGGATTGcacaaattctttttttttatcaataaTCGACTTGTTATATGTGATAAGGTTAACCCAACTGTGACTAAACATATCCGCAGTGCTGGTGTAATTTAGTTTTATTAGGAAAGGATGGGTGTGTTTGGATTCTTTAAAACAAAAAGTAAAAAGGTTGTTTTGGGTTCTAGTCTCAaaatcaaatactccctctgtccaacaaaagatgtctcaagtttgtcaaaatttggatgtatctagatgtgacttagtgtatagacgcattcaaatttagtccaagttgagacatcctttgttgcacggagggagtagtaaattgcTGGTAGGCTATCTGCCATCGTGAGATTATCTGCTGACATGTTGTGTTCTCTCAGGTAGTTAATTCAGGAGATGCAACTATTGTTGACAATCTAGAGCTGCAATTGTTCAAGCCTGATTGTTCCAGCTCTGGAAAATGTAGTGGtacttgtttttctttttaagtcTCCTATTTTCTTCCCATAGTTATGACTAAACTTAAATAGAAATGTAGTTGCATTACTGGCACATGATTTTTCCTTACCGCAGTATGCCTTTGCTTTGTATTTTCATTTCTATCTATTTCTCCAAGTACCTGTAACTCCATTTGCCATGACAAGAAAACATTTCAAGCAGAATTAATAGTTTTCCATCATACCTACTTGAAAATTAATACCAATGACTAACATTGTACATTAGGCATCAGTAGTTCAAGGCCATGATGATATTCAAGCATATTTGAAGTTTTGAACTGTTATGACTCATCTATATCGTCTTTCTAGAACAATACACTTTATGTTTTTCCATGGATTAATCTGATTATCAAAGGTTGGAATGCATGGCATAGACCGCATATCACTAAAACTTTATTTGATGCCTTTTAGCTGTAGACACTTCTTCCATCTCTAGTTTATCTTATGCTTTTATTTCATGCCTTTTTCCCCCCATCAGAATACAGCAATACAGAATCTTCTGATGATGCTGTCAAACAAGAAATATGTCAGGTGTCAGATGAAGACGAGTTTCATTTCTATGACACAAGACAAAGTTTCAGCGATTGCACTGCTAGTCCTGATTTTAAAACAAGACACTTAGATCATGGGAATGAAGCTCACAAATTTGCCAACTTACTAGCTGCTGATAGGACCAATGAATATTCATTGTCGTCTTCGAAGAGGCGCTCCAAGTTGCCTGAACCAgtagaaaaggagaaaagtgTTAGCCTTTGGTCAATGATCAAAGATAATGTTGGCAAGGATCTTACAAGAGTCTGTCTCCCTGTTTACTTTAATGAACCATTATCGTCTCTTCAAAAATGCTTTGAAGATCTGGAGTATTCATACTTATTGGACCGTGCATATGAATGTGGTGTAAGGGTATGCCTATTTCTACACCTTCCAGCTTTCTTGATGCAACATCCAAGCACCATAAAATTAAATACAGGGAAACATTACTTTGCACATAATCGAATTGATGTACTGTGTGTAAATTTGCATGTAGCACAAAGTGAGGAGCATGCATTAGATCTTAAACAGAACACTTGAATTTGCAGTAGCACTGTAGCAATATTAGGTTGCAGCTAATGaagttatttctcagttaaGAAAACTTAACATCTAAAATGCTGACTGCTGTAATTTCATATGTACTTATCCCTGAATGGAGTTGATAATAATATCTTAATTTTGCCTGTACACTTAGGGGAACGGTCTGATGAGAATTCTTTATGTTGCTGCCTTTGCGGTCTCCGGATATGCCTCCACAGATAGCCGTCCTTGCAAGCCTTTCAATCCATTATTAGGGGAAACCTATGAAGCTGATTACCCTGAAAAGGGAATACGTTTCTTCTCTGAAAAGGTCAGTCTGATATCCAACACATCTGCACTCTGTCTTTCAGTCCAGCGCACAGTAATGAGATCAAATTATTTCGTCAACACAGAGCAGTAATGCGGTGCGAAGTGTCGTGACTGTTGTTTGATTTAAAGCATGGAAGTGTCATACATTGATATGATGTCTGGCCTTCTAGGAATTTTGTTACACATGATATAACACACCACCTTTGAATCTTTGAGTTAGTTTGCTACTTTATTCTTGGCACTAGGTTAGTCATCATCCGATGGCCATGGCATGCCATTGCGAAGGGAAAGGTTGGAAATTTTGGGGAGACAGCAATCTGAAGAGTAAATTCTGGGGACAGTCCATTCAACTGGATCCTAGCGGCGTTTTAACTCTAGAGTTTGATGATGGAGAAACTTTCCAGTGGAGCAAGGTACAGATTCTTTGCACTCATACTGATCTGCTTTTTCATTCATCCAGACTAGTACACCATTTTTATTCTACGTAGGTTGTATGATGCATTCCAAATTCAACAACCCTAGATCTCTTCTCTTTCTAGAAAACATTGCCTCTGCACACACTAAGTTCAGAGATCTTCAAGAGAAAAGAAGTACCGAATACCCCTTTTGTAAATAATGCCTAATTATTTGTTTTCCTTGTAAGGTTACAACAACCATTAATAACCTTATCATTGGACGAGTCTATTGCCATCACCATGGCACGATGAACATTCGTGGAAACAGACAATATTCATGCAAGCTGATGTTTAAAGAGCAGTCTTTCCTCGAACGCAATCCTCGCCAGGTATGACAATTTCTCAACCAAATTTCCCTCTGTGTGCTCTGCTTATATAGATCTTACTAATATATACAGTTCTATGCAAGGTTCAAGGCTTTGTTAAATATTCCGATGGGACCAAGGTTGCATCCTTGATGGGCAAGTGGGACGAGAGCATGTATTGCATTATTAGTGATGATGCTTCGAAAGTGAGCTCTCATGTTTCACATCAGAGTGCTGGTACTACTTTGTTGTGGGAGAAAAATGAGCCTCCAGACAACCCAACTCGATATAATTTATCATCATTTGCGATCACTTTAAATGAGCTGACACCAGGGCTCAAGGTAGACATGCAACATGGAATATATTGCTCATTATTGCACGCTTTTTTCCCTCTGAACCTAaagatttttttatcaattGTCAAGGAGAAGCTTCCACCAACAGATTCAAGACTCAGACCTGACCAACGACATCTAGAGaatggagagtacgagaaggCCAACGCTGAGAAACTGCGGTTGGAGACAAGGCAACGAATGGTAATACCGTCATTCTCTATACTGCTCTTCGTTTTCCATGAAATGTACATATTGCCCacctgattcacattgcttgTACATGGCACCACGCGGAGTTCCTGATAGGGAAATTACACATAAGAACCACCTGCCTGGTGCAGTGGTGCTTATCTGCTCAATAACTGCAATAaatgtttcttcttcctctgaaACAGGCAAGGAACATGCAGGAGAGTGGCTGGAGGCCAAGATGGTTCCAGAGAGACGCAGAAGATGGAACATACCGCTACGTCGGAGGTTACTGGGAGGCCAGGGAGCAGAGAAGGTGGGTTGGCTGCAATGACATATTTGGCAATTTCACTGACACTCCAAAGCTACACACCGGTGCAACTGTCTAAGGGAGTCCTGGTCTGCTGGAGCACTAGGCGTTGACATTACACTGATTTTTGAAGGTACATAATTGATCTGTTCCTCTCACACTGTAGTATCCTACAAAGAAGAGCTAAGATGCTCTTCTTGTCGTCTTATATACACAATAGCTGTGACATTAAGCCGAACGAAAACCATATTTCGATATGGTTTTCTTTTACTGAGTCCGAGCCTTGCTAACATTGTTGCTAAATATGTCAATAATAGCATTCGACCCCTTGTATTTGATGAGGATGGCATGTTTGATGCTGGCAAAGCCTGCCCCTATGATTGTACTCTGGTGGACAGTGGACGCCTCATAATCCTGGACAAAGTCCTGTTGCCCCTTGTATTGTCGTGCCTATCACTGTCTGTCAATAGACTAGTAGTTTCTCCTCGCAGATGAAAAACTTTTGGCAAACAAAAAGTGATGGGTATTAGGGAAGTTGCTGCCTTGTCTGTTTGACAGCAGAAGTTGCTGCCTTGTCGATGATGAACAACCGCCGCCAAATAAAAAGATCTAAAGCGTGCTTTCAAAAAGAGAAAGGTATAAAACATTATGGGCCGTTGGTGGGCTGCAGCTGTTGGACCCTAGTGCTAGTGGGCTTGTCTCCAGTGCTCGCAGGCTCACTTACGCACAAGCCGCATAAAGCACCGCACACTACGCATCCCTCCCGACCGACGATTTTATTTTGATCAAACATGTTTTTCATATGCACTTGGGCATTAATTTGTAATCTATCTAACTACCCCAAATAATAAAGGGAAGAAAGTTTCCGTGGTTGGTTTGGTACGTCGTCCTCTGATTCCTCCCCACGTGATCTCGATCGCTATTACATAGGAAAAGCAATATGGGTGTCAAGGAGAGTTTTCACGTTGATCCGCATCACCCCAATTAATTTTACCCGTTGGATCTTATACTTAACGATCAAGATTTAATGAGCAGATATATTTCTGTTTAAAGTCCACGTACGTAGACCCATGCCAATAGGGATTACTACGTTTCTAATAGGACTCACGATTACTCAAATACTCCATCTCATTGGTAAAGCTTGCCGTATGTTAAGAAAACTCATCATTAGAGGGTTCGATTGTGAAGCTGAACGGGTGCATGATAGTTGACTGtttacatatgcatgcttttttttcatgatgg includes:
- the LOC100840749 gene encoding oxysterol-binding protein-related protein 2A isoform X3, whose translation is MRAREMHPLCCLAGAAEYCPGGGAGDRSPPPPPAPALDGAPAAVAGVLYKWTNIGSGWRPRWFAIRGGVLAYSKIRRRVAAEETPPPPRHEAAGVRLIGGAARAAGEQPVGFVHLKISSFSESKSDDKRFYIITPTKTLQLRTGCAKDRVAWIEALVSARSEYSLCGVLPCDQNDGSFSTEKLRDRLHAEGVGASIVKDCEQIVHSEFSQYHTQMKQRCESYLSFIGSLPRELEVVNSGDATIVDNLELQLFKPDCSSSGKCSEYSNTESSDDAVKQEICQVSDEDEFHFYDTRQSFSDCTASPDFKTRHLDHGNEAHKFANLLAADRTNEYSLSSSKRRSKLPEPVEKEKSVSLWSMIKDNVGKDLTRVCLPVYFNEPLSSLQKCFEDLEYSYLLDRAYECGVRGNGLMRILYVAAFAVSGYASTDSRPCKPFNPLLGETYEADYPEKGIRFFSEKVSHHPMAMACHCEGKGWKFWGDSNLKSKFWGQSIQLDPSGVLTLEFDDGETFQWSKVTTTINNLIIGRVYCHHHGTMNIRGNRQYSCKLMFKEQSFLERNPRQFYARFKALLNIPMGPRLHP
- the LOC100840749 gene encoding oxysterol-binding protein-related protein 1B isoform X2, giving the protein MRAREMHPLCCLAGAAEYCPGGGAGDRSPPPPPAPALDGAPAAVAGVLYKWTNIGSGWRPRWFAIRGGVLAYSKIRRRVAAEETPPPPRHEAAGVRLIGGAARAAGEQPVGFVHLKISSFSESKSDDKRFYIITPTKTLQLRTGCAKDRVAWIEALVSARSEYSLCGVLPCDQNDGSFSTEKLRDRLHAEGVGASIVKDCEQIVHSEFSQYHTQMKQRCESYLSFIGSLPRELEVVNSGDATIVDNLELQLFKPDCSSSGKCSEYSNTESSDDAVKQEICQVSDEDEFHFYDTRQSFSDCTASPDFKTRHLDHGNEAHKFANLLAADRTNEYSLSSSKRRSKLPEPVEKEKSVSLWSMIKDNVGKDLTRVCLPVYFNEPLSSLQKCFEDLEYSYLLDRAYECGVRGNGLMRILYVAAFAVSGYASTDSRPCKPFNPLLGETYEADYPEKGIRFFSEKVSHHPMAMACHCEGKGWKFWGDSNLKSKFWGQSIQLDPSGVLTLEFDDGETFQWSKVTTTINNLIIGRVYCHHHGTMNIRGNRQYSCKLMFKEQSFLERNPRQVQGFVKYSDGTKVASLMGKWDESMYCIISDDASKVSSHVSHQSAGTTLLWEKNEPPDNPTRYNLSSFAITLNELTPGLKLPPTDSRLRPDQRHLENGEYEKANAEKLRLETRQRMARNMQESGWRPRWFQRDAEDGTYRYVGGYWEAREQRRWVGCNDIFGNFTDTPKLHTGATV
- the LOC100840749 gene encoding oxysterol-binding protein-related protein 1B isoform X1; the encoded protein is MRAREMHPLCCLAGAAEYCPGGGAGDRSPPPPPAPALDGAPAAVAGVLYKWTNIGSGWRPRWFAIRGGVLAYSKIRRRVAAEETPPPPRHEAAGVRLIGGAARAAGEQPVGFVHLKISSFSESKSDDKRFYIITPTKTLQLRTGCAKDRVAWIEALVSARSEYSLCGVLPCDQNDGSFSTEKLRDRLHAEGVGASIVKDCEQIVHSEFSQYHTQMKQRCESYLSFIGSLPRELEVVNSGDATIVDNLELQLFKPDCSSSGKCSEYSNTESSDDAVKQEICQVSDEDEFHFYDTRQSFSDCTASPDFKTRHLDHGNEAHKFANLLAADRTNEYSLSSSKRRSKLPEPVEKEKSVSLWSMIKDNVGKDLTRVCLPVYFNEPLSSLQKCFEDLEYSYLLDRAYECGVRGNGLMRILYVAAFAVSGYASTDSRPCKPFNPLLGETYEADYPEKGIRFFSEKVSHHPMAMACHCEGKGWKFWGDSNLKSKFWGQSIQLDPSGVLTLEFDDGETFQWSKVTTTINNLIIGRVYCHHHGTMNIRGNRQYSCKLMFKEQSFLERNPRQVQGFVKYSDGTKVASLMGKWDESMYCIISDDASKVSSHVSHQSAGTTLLWEKNEPPDNPTRYNLSSFAITLNELTPGLKEKLPPTDSRLRPDQRHLENGEYEKANAEKLRLETRQRMARNMQESGWRPRWFQRDAEDGTYRYVGGYWEAREQRRWVGCNDIFGNFTDTPKLHTGATV